In a genomic window of Vigna angularis cultivar LongXiaoDou No.4 chromosome 6, ASM1680809v1, whole genome shotgun sequence:
- the LOC108341867 gene encoding protein NUCLEAR FUSION DEFECTIVE 6, mitochondrial isoform X2, which yields MSAARCLLRSATSRAAGAANLAAGARTRPARSPFRLPKQTSISNRVFRLPVEASFCLESMLPYHSATASALLNSMLSVSRHSYGWTPEGS from the exons ATGTCCGCCGCCAGGTGTTTGCTGCGCTCCGCCACGTCCCGCGCTGCCGGTGCGGCCAATCTCGCAGCCGGAGCTAGAACGAGACCGGCACGATCTCCGTTTCGTCTCCCAAAGCAAACCTCAATCTCGAATCGCGTTTTCAG GTTACCGGTAGAAGCGAGTTTCTGCTTGGAATCGATGCTTCCTTATCACAGTGCTACTGCTTCCGCATTGCTGAATTCGATGCTCTCTGTGTCTCGCCACTCCTATGGTTGGACCCCTGAAG
- the LOC108341867 gene encoding protein NUCLEAR FUSION DEFECTIVE 6, mitochondrial isoform X1 — MSAARCLLRSATSRAAGAANLAAGARTRPARSPFRLPKQTSISNRVFRLPVEASFCLESMLPYHSATASALLNSMLSVSRHSYGWTPEGQEKTR, encoded by the exons ATGTCCGCCGCCAGGTGTTTGCTGCGCTCCGCCACGTCCCGCGCTGCCGGTGCGGCCAATCTCGCAGCCGGAGCTAGAACGAGACCGGCACGATCTCCGTTTCGTCTCCCAAAGCAAACCTCAATCTCGAATCGCGTTTTCAG GTTACCGGTAGAAGCGAGTTTCTGCTTGGAATCGATGCTTCCTTATCACAGTGCTACTGCTTCCGCATTGCTGAATTCGATGCTCTCTGTGTCTCGCCACTCCTATGGTTGGACCCCTGAAG GGCAAgagaagactagatga
- the LOC108341867 gene encoding protein NUCLEAR FUSION DEFECTIVE 6, mitochondrial isoform X3 → MSAARCLLRSATSRAAGAANLAAGARTRPARSPFRLPKQTSISNRVFRLPVEASFCLESMLPYHSATASALLNSMLSVSRHSYGWTPEDG, encoded by the exons ATGTCCGCCGCCAGGTGTTTGCTGCGCTCCGCCACGTCCCGCGCTGCCGGTGCGGCCAATCTCGCAGCCGGAGCTAGAACGAGACCGGCACGATCTCCGTTTCGTCTCCCAAAGCAAACCTCAATCTCGAATCGCGTTTTCAG GTTACCGGTAGAAGCGAGTTTCTGCTTGGAATCGATGCTTCCTTATCACAGTGCTACTGCTTCCGCATTGCTGAATTCGATGCTCTCTGTGTCTCGCCACTCCTATGGTTGGACCCCTGAAG